A region from the Vicia villosa cultivar HV-30 ecotype Madison, WI linkage group LG3, Vvil1.0, whole genome shotgun sequence genome encodes:
- the LOC131656755 gene encoding PLASMODESMATA CALLOSE-BINDING PROTEIN 2-like, with amino-acid sequence MEWTINYYILFLLLTHFLCSVYSETNNPISSTEKDITTPITTIPNVVPTSPTILNPNSNPDTYSPSTSTSNSPVSSGSSWCIASPSSSQRALQIALDYACGFGGTDCSAIQVGGSCYNPNSVHDHASFAFNKYYQKNPVPNSCNFGGTAVITNTNPSVGTCQYPSTSTSSSVLNITNTSGANVFGYVPVPTNPSSASAGAVSPNTFAQICFILCAIAILENKYIQHE; translated from the exons ATGGAATGGACTATAAACTATTATATACTATTTCTTCTACTCACTCATTTCCTTTGTTCTG tTTATAGTGAAACAAACAATCCAATTTCTTCAACTGAAAAGGATATTACAACTCCAATCACAACAATTCCAAATGTAGTTCCAACATCTCCAACAATTCTGAACCCTAATTCAAATCCAGATACATATTCAccatcaacatcaacatcaaaTTCACCGGTTTCTTCAGGTTCAAGTTGGTGCATTGCAAGTCCAAGTTCTTCACAAAGAGCTTTACAAATTGCATTGGATTATGCTTGTGGATTTGGTGGCACTGATTGTTCTGCAATTCAAGTTGGTGGAAGCTGTTATAACCCTAATTCAGTTCATGATCATGCTTCTTTTGCTTTTAATAAGTACTATCAGAAGAATCCTGTTCCAAATAGTTGCAACTTTGGTGGAACTGCTGTTATCACTAACACAAATCCAA GTGTTGGGACATGTCAATATCCATCCACTAG CACAAGTTCATCAGTCTTAAACATAACAAACACAAGTGGTGCAAATGTTTTTGGATACGTGCCTGTCCCAACAAACCCTTCTTCTGCCTCTGCTGGAGCTGTCTCTCCAAATACTTTTGCACAAATTTGTTTCATTCTTTGTGCAATTGCAATTTTGGAAAACAAATATATCCAACATGAATGA